A window of the Vibrio pomeroyi genome harbors these coding sequences:
- a CDS encoding HD domain-containing phosphohydrolase → MKNTKISLRVTVGGMFLLATVLTAIVAVSLQYYFSKKMATEHTLSKLTMVSQDLSDYIGNIDSDAINTARLLSSVHRSISHQISREESRGILSEAIKDNPLFYSIYIGSSNERFFQIINLESSPFVRDKIGADSTDRWVVIEISDREAGRIRTTKYYDLEFNLRDSKTEPSNYFPTTRPWYVTANTETVEKTQPYLFQHLQITGQTYSLAFESKAVSDTQHVIGIDIVLSSLASKLSASALDLDEESQVESFLYSKSGNIIASNRDLDTTQELPQSDQINWSPEQQAIIEATPPLLFSNQTDWGPMDFSVSGQPNGYAIDLLKMVGETSGIQFEFVNGFSWKELTDKFHEGSIDGLHSIQNYESNGVKGLYTDAIYDLPFSVVTRSDVQTVSSYGELSGKKVAILSGWSITPQLIQDFTSIDLVEVPNIEAALDAVDNGEYFAVLDAKPVLAFSLDKFFHANLKVNDALSDLKANYPNQFHIVLQNKHQQLLPIINQAIGALTVEQKEALAQKWFHHQALNTGTTIPYTELYEKTATATTEGEMVEMVLNGETKHLYLKKIETGEHYSEYFAVAIPEAEIYSAVNKRVATSIGVTVLLMSLTLPVAWIFGAPIVRPIRQLKAETNKIKQRDYDSVNVLDTRIKEVWELSVAVKDMSAEIKQHEQTQEAFVESFIKLIAQAIDDKSAYTAGHCNRVPELGLMLAEAAEKSQSDHFKDFKFENDDERREFRIAAWLHDCGKITTPEHIVDKGSKLEANYNRIHEVRTRFEVLWRDAEIAALRKQLEGTLPTQQIADELAAAKQQLQDDFAFIANSNVGGEFMSGDKVARIRSIAETTWTRNFDDQLGLSPIEALNRTPSSTLPATEPLLSDKPEHIVKRDRPLEFDPKHKIKMDVPEHLYNLGEVYNLSIARGTLTEEDRFKINEHMLGTIKMLENLPFPKELSRVPRYASTHHETLKGTGYPRKLTAEELSIPERILVISDIFEALTAADRPYKKAKPISVAVDIMHKMALDEHIDIELFRLFLTSGTHVRYAEEYLKPEQIDFVDINKYLEVTRQIA, encoded by the coding sequence ATGAAAAACACAAAAATCTCATTACGGGTGACCGTTGGAGGGATGTTTTTGCTTGCGACGGTACTGACGGCGATCGTAGCGGTTTCACTTCAATACTATTTCAGCAAAAAAATGGCGACTGAGCACACCTTGTCGAAACTGACTATGGTATCTCAAGATCTCAGTGACTATATCGGTAACATCGATTCTGATGCGATAAACACTGCACGATTGCTCTCCTCTGTACATCGTTCTATCAGCCACCAAATCTCTCGTGAAGAGTCACGTGGGATCCTTTCTGAAGCAATAAAAGACAACCCTCTATTTTACAGTATCTACATTGGCTCATCTAATGAACGCTTCTTCCAAATTATCAATCTAGAGTCTTCTCCTTTTGTTCGAGATAAAATCGGTGCTGATAGTACAGACCGATGGGTTGTAATAGAGATCAGTGATAGGGAAGCAGGCCGTATCCGAACGACCAAATACTATGACCTTGAATTTAATCTTCGAGATTCAAAAACAGAGCCGAGTAATTACTTTCCCACGACAAGACCTTGGTACGTAACAGCGAATACTGAGACTGTTGAAAAGACGCAGCCTTACCTTTTCCAACATCTCCAAATCACTGGACAAACCTATTCTTTAGCCTTTGAATCCAAAGCGGTAAGCGACACACAACATGTGATAGGTATTGATATCGTCCTCTCTTCGTTAGCGAGCAAGTTATCTGCTAGTGCATTGGACTTGGATGAAGAAAGCCAGGTTGAATCCTTTTTGTATTCCAAATCAGGAAACATTATTGCTTCAAACCGCGACCTCGATACGACACAGGAACTTCCACAATCCGATCAAATCAATTGGTCGCCTGAGCAGCAAGCCATAATAGAAGCTACGCCGCCTTTGTTGTTCTCGAATCAAACGGATTGGGGGCCAATGGATTTCTCTGTTTCGGGACAACCTAATGGCTATGCGATTGATCTTCTAAAGATGGTCGGGGAGACAAGTGGAATACAGTTTGAATTTGTAAACGGATTTTCTTGGAAAGAACTGACAGACAAGTTTCATGAAGGAAGCATCGATGGTCTTCATTCCATCCAGAACTATGAGAGTAATGGTGTAAAAGGATTATATACCGATGCTATTTACGATTTACCGTTTTCGGTGGTGACTCGCAGTGATGTTCAAACCGTATCAAGCTATGGCGAGCTGAGTGGTAAAAAGGTCGCGATTCTATCTGGATGGTCTATTACACCTCAGTTAATACAGGATTTCACAAGCATTGATCTTGTTGAAGTTCCTAATATTGAGGCTGCACTTGATGCCGTAGACAATGGTGAATACTTTGCGGTACTGGATGCCAAGCCTGTCCTCGCTTTTTCTCTGGATAAGTTCTTTCATGCCAACTTGAAGGTGAATGACGCATTGTCTGACCTAAAAGCAAACTATCCAAATCAGTTCCATATAGTGTTGCAGAATAAACATCAGCAGCTCTTACCGATCATCAACCAAGCGATTGGTGCACTGACTGTTGAACAGAAAGAAGCGTTAGCGCAAAAGTGGTTTCATCATCAGGCATTAAATACTGGAACCACCATTCCTTATACCGAACTTTACGAGAAAACCGCGACAGCGACGACTGAAGGCGAAATGGTCGAGATGGTGCTCAATGGAGAGACTAAACACCTTTATCTGAAAAAGATTGAGACGGGTGAGCATTATTCAGAATACTTTGCTGTGGCGATACCTGAGGCGGAAATTTACAGCGCGGTAAACAAGCGTGTGGCGACTTCGATTGGCGTGACTGTGCTGCTTATGAGCCTCACATTGCCTGTGGCTTGGATCTTTGGAGCGCCGATTGTTCGACCTATACGTCAGCTTAAAGCTGAAACAAATAAGATTAAACAACGTGATTACGACAGTGTGAATGTGCTTGATACTCGTATTAAAGAAGTATGGGAGTTGTCTGTCGCCGTTAAAGATATGTCTGCTGAGATTAAGCAACATGAGCAAACTCAAGAGGCGTTTGTTGAGTCGTTTATTAAGCTTATTGCTCAAGCGATCGATGACAAGTCTGCCTATACAGCAGGGCACTGTAATCGTGTGCCGGAACTTGGTTTGATGTTGGCAGAGGCGGCGGAGAAATCACAATCTGACCATTTCAAAGACTTTAAATTCGAGAATGACGATGAGCGTCGTGAATTTAGAATTGCAGCTTGGCTTCATGATTGTGGCAAGATCACCACGCCTGAGCACATCGTTGATAAAGGTTCGAAGCTAGAAGCCAACTACAACCGAATTCACGAGGTCAGAACACGATTTGAGGTGCTTTGGCGTGATGCAGAGATCGCCGCATTGAGAAAACAACTGGAAGGCACGCTACCAACACAGCAAATCGCCGACGAACTTGCTGCGGCTAAGCAACAGCTACAAGATGACTTTGCGTTCATCGCCAATTCAAACGTTGGTGGTGAGTTCATGAGCGGTGATAAAGTCGCACGTATTCGTTCTATTGCTGAAACCACTTGGACGCGCAATTTTGATGATCAACTTGGCCTATCACCAATTGAAGCGTTGAATAGGACACCAAGCTCAACCTTACCTGCGACAGAACCACTTCTGAGTGATAAGCCAGAGCACATAGTGAAAAGAGACCGACCGTTAGAGTTTGACCCAAAACACAAGATCAAAATGGACGTTCCTGAGCACTTATATAACTTAGGTGAGGTTTATAACCTGAGTATCGCTCGTGGTACCTTGACCGAAGAAGATCGATTCAAGATCAATGAGCATATGCTTGGCACCATTAAGATGCTGGAGAACCTACCATTCCCTAAAGAGCTAAGTCGTGTGCCTCGTTATGCTTCGACCCATCATGAAACGCTCAAAGGTACTGGTTATCCAAGGAAGCTGACTGCTGAAGAACTTTCTATTCCAGAGCGTATTCTGGTGATATCCGATATTTTTGAGGCATTAACCGCTGCGGATAGGCCGTACAAGAAAGCGAAGCCAATTAGTGTGGCAGTCGACATAATGCACAAGATGGCGTTGGACGAACATATCGATATCGAGCTGTTCAGGTTGTTCTTAACCAGCGGGACGCATGTTCGTTACGCAGAAGAGTATTTGAAACCAGAACAAATCGACTTTGTGGATATCAATAAATACCTCGAA